One Festucalex cinctus isolate MCC-2025b chromosome 1, RoL_Fcin_1.0, whole genome shotgun sequence genomic region harbors:
- the nfatc2ip gene encoding NFATC2-interacting protein gives MANALPDGDMAPVKPASKRRRILDSAAIIPVPIYSNKVKSSLLLKAELPVLTEKERADDDDDVNLWSPMTHQKDRALTITLSDSDDEQEVLSVRKESLSLSPPPPPEEVPFQKQSKHSKKKIDEVDRTLRAVSAVLSPTGASTRRHRHDFSQHDDDVDDDDVIIMTDPGLQSNNVRVLKVRCRTDVYKLPVTVTTSVGQMIRQMTDILGVPSFRLRLLREEAELSVNATVGELGLNITDILECVIMATEECAFITVRLQGKDQGSTRDFSVNKGAELGAIFSQYVSAMPTDSKRKVKFHFDGCKVTGRQTPAQLDMEDGDIIEVWT, from the exons CTCCCCGACGGCGATATGGCGCCTGTCAAGCCGGCGTCCAAACGCCGTCGCATCTTGGACTCTGCAGCCATCATCCCCGTGCCCATCTACTCCAACAAG GTGAAGAGCAGCCTGCTATTGAAGGCGGAGCTTCCAGTCTTGACAGAAAAGGAAAGAGCAG atgacgatgacgatgttAATCTATGGTCGCCAATGACGCATCAGAAAGACCGAGCGCTCACAATTACCCTCAGCGACTCTGATGACGAACAGGAAGT TCTGTCTGTCAGAAAGGAGTCTCTCTCGCTGTCACCGCCCCCGCCCCCAGAAGAGGTTCCCTTCCAGAAACAGTCAAAACATTCCAAGAAGAAGATCGA TGAGGTGGACAGGACACTGCGTGCCGTCAGCGCAGTCCTCTCCCCCACGGGTGCATCCACCAGGAGGCACCGCCATGACTTCTCACAGCATGATGACGACGTCGATGACGACGACGTCATCATCATGACTGACCCCGGGCTGCAGTCAAACAATGTGCGGGTGCTGAAGGTGCGATGTCGCACAGACGTCTACAAGCTGCCCGTCACGGTG ACCACATCGGTGGGCCAGATGATAAGGCAGATGACGGACATCTTGGGCGTACCCAGCTTCCGCCTTCGCCTGCTGAGGGAGGAGGCAGAGCTTTCTGTCAATGCCACCGTGGGCGAGTTGGGCCTCAACATCACCGACATCTTAG AGTGTGTCATCATGGCGACGGAGGAGTGCGCCTTCATCACAGTGCGTCTGCAGGGCAAAGACCAAGGATCCACGCGGGACTTCTCCGTGAACAAA GGGGCGGAGCTCGGTGCCATCTTCTCGCAGTATGTGTCGGCGATGCCCACCGACTCCAAGCGGAAAGTCAAGTTTCACTTTGATGGCTGCAAAGTGACGGGGAGACAGACACCTGCTCAGCTTGACATGGAGGATGGCGACATCATCGAAGTTTGGACGTGA